In Salinisphaera sp. T31B1, the following are encoded in one genomic region:
- the cobO gene encoding cob(I)yrinic acid a,c-diamide adenosyltransferase: MSDDKREAKHSAAMKKQKARVDAAVEAADIERGVMILLTGNGKGKSSSAFGMVMRALGYGHTVGVVQFIKGEQLSGEEIYLREHCPQVDFYQMGTGFTWNTQDRSGDIAAAERTWAVVAPMLADPGYDLVVIDELTYMIGYKYLDETMVLDALAGRPANQSVIVTGRGGGHGLRELADTVAEIKDIKHAFKAGIKARRGVDY, from the coding sequence ATGAGCGACGACAAGCGCGAAGCCAAGCACAGCGCAGCGATGAAGAAGCAGAAGGCCCGTGTCGATGCGGCTGTCGAAGCCGCCGATATCGAGCGCGGCGTGATGATCCTGCTTACCGGCAACGGCAAGGGCAAGTCGTCGTCGGCGTTCGGCATGGTGATGCGGGCGCTGGGCTACGGCCATACCGTGGGCGTGGTCCAGTTCATCAAGGGCGAGCAGCTGTCCGGCGAGGAAATCTATCTGCGCGAGCATTGTCCGCAGGTCGATTTCTATCAGATGGGTACGGGTTTCACATGGAACACCCAGGATCGGTCAGGCGATATTGCCGCCGCCGAACGCACCTGGGCCGTGGTGGCGCCGATGCTGGCCGATCCGGGCTACGATCTGGTGGTTATCGACGAGCTGACCTACATGATCGGCTACAAGTATCTCGACGAGACGATGGTGCTCGACGCGCTGGCCGGTCGCCCGGCCAATCAGTCGGTGATCGTCACCGGCCGCGGCGGTGGCCACGGTCTGCGCGAGCTGGCCGACACGGTCGCCGAGATAAAGGACATCAAGCATGCGTTCAAGGCTGGTATCAAGGCGCGGCGCGGCGTCGACTACTGA
- the hslO gene encoding Hsp33 family molecular chaperone HslO, with amino-acid sequence MASDQLQRFLFDDTAVRGEIAQLDRTYQDVLSRQSYPPAIERLLGELLAACALLTATIKLDGIVSIELRGTGALRLLMAESNPGRGEHAQRLRGIARFDEDSLAGLDHDSLTALTGEGRVVITLDPAEGQRYQGIVELDKPTIAGCLEQYFERSEQLPTRLWLAAGAERASGLLLQKLPGESDAADPDAWDRINHLADTITAAELTELDAPTVLHRLFHEEQARVFEPAPVVFSCTCTRERFGAALHQLGAAELRDIVAEQGQIETQCHFCNTQYVFSAADVEKLIDDPDAPPATMH; translated from the coding sequence ATGGCTTCAGATCAACTGCAACGATTCCTGTTCGACGATACGGCCGTGCGCGGCGAGATCGCCCAGCTGGACCGGACCTATCAGGACGTGCTCTCGCGCCAGTCCTACCCGCCGGCCATCGAACGGCTGCTGGGCGAACTGCTGGCCGCGTGCGCGCTGCTGACCGCGACCATCAAGCTCGACGGCATTGTCAGTATCGAACTGCGGGGCACCGGCGCGCTGCGATTGCTGATGGCCGAATCCAACCCCGGCCGGGGTGAACATGCCCAGCGGCTGCGCGGCATCGCGCGCTTCGACGAGGACAGCCTGGCCGGGCTCGACCACGATTCCCTGACCGCGCTGACGGGTGAAGGCCGTGTGGTGATTACCCTGGATCCGGCCGAAGGCCAGCGCTATCAGGGCATCGTCGAGCTCGACAAACCGACCATCGCCGGCTGTCTGGAGCAATACTTCGAGCGCTCCGAACAGTTGCCGACACGGCTATGGCTGGCCGCTGGCGCCGAACGGGCTTCCGGCCTGCTACTGCAGAAACTGCCCGGCGAAAGCGACGCCGCCGATCCCGACGCCTGGGACCGGATCAATCACCTGGCCGATACCATCACCGCCGCCGAACTGACCGAGCTCGATGCGCCGACTGTGCTGCACCGACTCTTTCACGAAGAGCAGGCGCGTGTGTTCGAGCCGGCGCCGGTGGTGTTCTCCTGCACCTGTACCCGCGAGCGCTTCGGCGCGGCGCTGCATCAGCTGGGCGCGGCCGAACTGCGCGACATCGTCGCCGAGCAGGGTCAGATCGAGACCCAGTGTCATTTCTGCAACACGCAGTATGTCTTCAGTGCCGCCGACGTGGAGAAGCTCATCGACGACCCGGATGCGCCGCCGGCGACCATGCACTGA
- a CDS encoding iron ABC transporter permease: MNRWVLVGVLAVVLPASLLAAVMFGAVSLPAADVWSVLTGGPVEARVELIVEYIRLPRALLTALVGALLAVCGAAMQGLFRNPLADPSLIGVTAGASAGASLAIVFGGALSGLVGLSLVSLGAFAGGTLAVVLVYRLATGAGGTSVATMLLAGIAIGAIASSLSSLLEFYASNDMLRRISLWRMGGLDGANWARVAVVSLVGLVVLGILPTQARALNALLLGESEARHLGVAVNTVKRRLILVAAAGVGVSVAVAGAIAFVGLVVPHIVRLLIGPDHRWLLPASALAGAILLLWADTLARVVVAPTELPVGLLTALLGAPFFISLLRHRREYAL, encoded by the coding sequence GTGAACCGATGGGTGCTGGTAGGTGTGCTTGCCGTCGTTCTGCCGGCCAGTCTGCTCGCAGCGGTCATGTTCGGCGCGGTATCGCTGCCGGCCGCCGATGTCTGGTCGGTGTTGACCGGCGGTCCGGTCGAGGCGCGCGTCGAGCTGATCGTCGAATACATCCGGCTGCCACGGGCCCTGCTCACCGCGCTGGTCGGCGCGTTGCTGGCGGTGTGCGGGGCAGCGATGCAGGGCTTGTTCCGCAACCCGCTGGCCGATCCATCGCTGATCGGGGTGACCGCGGGGGCCTCGGCCGGAGCCAGCCTCGCGATCGTGTTCGGCGGTGCCCTGTCGGGGCTGGTCGGACTGTCGTTGGTTTCGCTGGGCGCGTTTGCCGGCGGCACCCTTGCGGTGGTGTTGGTCTATCGCCTGGCCACCGGCGCCGGCGGAACGTCGGTGGCGACCATGCTGCTGGCCGGCATCGCCATCGGCGCAATCGCATCCAGCTTGAGCTCGTTGCTGGAGTTCTATGCCAGCAACGACATGCTGCGCCGGATCAGTCTGTGGCGCATGGGCGGGCTCGACGGCGCCAACTGGGCGCGTGTGGCCGTGGTATCGCTCGTTGGGCTGGTCGTACTGGGCATCCTGCCGACCCAGGCACGGGCCTTGAACGCGCTGCTGCTGGGCGAGTCCGAGGCTCGTCACCTGGGGGTAGCGGTCAACACGGTCAAGCGCCGCCTGATCCTGGTGGCCGCGGCCGGCGTAGGCGTGTCGGTGGCCGTGGCGGGTGCGATCGCCTTCGTGGGGCTGGTGGTGCCCCATATCGTGCGGCTGTTGATCGGGCCCGATCATCGCTGGCTGCTCCCGGCCTCGGCACTGGCGGGTGCGATCCTGCTGCTCTGGGCAGATACGCTCGCCCGGGTGGTGGTGGCCCCGACCGAACTGCCGGTCGGGCTGCTGACCGCATTGCTCGGAGCGCCGTTTTTCATTTCGCTGCTGCGCCATCGGCGCGAGTACGCGCTGTGA
- the btuB gene encoding TonB-dependent vitamin B12 receptor, with protein sequence MNSRFLVGAGLIGVGLSGHAAQPVPANSLAGIQVTANRTSEAPSRSLAATTVIDRAEIERLQARSVSDLLRRSPGITVTNSGGPGKAESIFMRGTESDHVLVLVDGVEYGSATTGQPAIQDLPVDQIERIEIVRGPRSSLYGSEAIGGVIQIFTRDGSGTRGTRPYASIGAGSYDSYQAQAGLSGSDARSHYNISVSGYQTHGFDSCRSGAANTGGCFTDEPDDDGYDRVSGALNFGHRFDNGVDFKLNFLRTQGNNEYDGSPFSSNRADVVQQVLGTSVAFRPLEAWQLTLSGGTSWDDSDNYYDGAPAGRFETRRNQASIKNDISIGDNSLITAGVDYHDDNVSSDTVFAETSRDNTGAFIQYLGDWGRHHVQLAGRGDDNQQFGDHATGSASYGFDLTEAYTASISYGTAFKAPTFNELYFPDYGNPDLDPEESRSVELGLDATQRWGTWSLHAFETHIDDLIASDPATFTAVNVNEARIRGLEAGLGTAIAQWQISTQLTWLSAENRSEGANRGNDLARRPQYSAQFDVDRTIAERFSVGAGLFLSDSAYDDAANANELDSYQLLDLRGSMNVSRDWQLQAELNNVFDEDYETVRFYNQPGRNVFVTLRYRPQ encoded by the coding sequence ATGAATTCGCGTTTTCTTGTCGGCGCCGGTCTGATCGGCGTCGGCCTGAGCGGCCATGCCGCGCAACCGGTCCCCGCCAACAGCCTGGCCGGCATCCAGGTCACTGCCAACCGCACGTCCGAAGCACCCTCGCGCAGCTTGGCCGCGACCACCGTCATCGACCGCGCCGAGATCGAGCGCCTGCAGGCGCGCTCGGTCTCCGATCTGCTGCGGCGCTCGCCGGGCATCACGGTGACCAACAGCGGCGGGCCGGGCAAGGCCGAATCGATCTTCATGCGCGGCACCGAATCCGATCATGTACTGGTGCTGGTCGACGGGGTGGAGTACGGCTCGGCGACCACCGGCCAGCCGGCGATCCAGGATCTGCCGGTCGACCAGATCGAACGTATCGAGATCGTGCGCGGGCCGCGCTCGTCGCTGTACGGCTCGGAAGCGATCGGCGGTGTGATCCAGATCTTCACCCGTGACGGCAGTGGCACGCGCGGCACGCGCCCCTATGCCAGCATCGGCGCGGGCAGCTACGACAGCTACCAGGCCCAGGCCGGGCTGTCGGGAAGCGATGCCCGCAGCCACTACAATATCAGCGTGAGCGGTTACCAGACCCACGGCTTCGATTCCTGCCGCTCGGGCGCGGCCAATACCGGCGGCTGCTTCACCGACGAGCCGGACGACGACGGATACGACCGGGTGTCCGGCGCGCTCAACTTCGGCCACCGGTTCGACAACGGGGTCGATTTCAAGCTCAATTTCCTGCGGACCCAGGGCAACAACGAATACGACGGCAGCCCGTTCTCCTCCAATCGGGCGGATGTCGTCCAGCAAGTGCTGGGCACCTCCGTGGCGTTCCGGCCGTTGGAGGCCTGGCAGCTGACGCTTTCCGGGGGGACGAGCTGGGACGATTCCGACAACTACTACGACGGCGCGCCGGCAGGGCGCTTCGAGACACGCCGAAATCAGGCCTCGATCAAGAACGATATCTCGATCGGGGACAACAGCCTTATTACCGCCGGCGTGGACTATCACGACGACAACGTCAGCAGCGATACCGTGTTCGCCGAAACGTCGCGCGACAACACCGGCGCGTTCATCCAGTACCTGGGCGACTGGGGCCGCCATCACGTCCAGCTCGCCGGGCGTGGCGACGACAACCAGCAGTTCGGCGATCATGCCACCGGCTCGGCCAGCTATGGCTTCGATCTCACCGAGGCCTATACCGCCAGCATTTCCTACGGCACGGCGTTCAAGGCGCCGACCTTCAACGAGCTGTATTTTCCGGACTATGGCAACCCGGATCTCGATCCGGAAGAATCGCGCAGCGTCGAGCTGGGTCTGGACGCCACCCAGCGCTGGGGCACCTGGTCGTTGCATGCGTTCGAAACCCATATCGACGACCTGATCGCCTCCGATCCCGCCACGTTCACCGCGGTCAACGTCAACGAGGCCCGCATCCGCGGGCTCGAGGCCGGGCTGGGCACCGCCATCGCACAATGGCAGATCAGCACTCAGCTGACCTGGCTGTCGGCCGAGAACCGTTCCGAGGGCGCCAACCGCGGCAACGATCTGGCGCGCCGGCCGCAATACTCGGCACAGTTCGACGTGGACCGTACGATCGCCGAACGTTTTTCGGTGGGCGCCGGGCTGTTTTTGTCCGATTCGGCCTACGACGATGCGGCCAATGCCAACGAGCTGGACAGCTACCAGCTGCTCGATCTGCGCGGCTCGATGAATGTGAGCCGGGACTGGCAGCTCCAGGCCGAATTGAACAACGTATTCGACGAGGATTACGAAACCGTGCGGTTCTACAATCAGCCGGGGCGCAACGTGTTCGTGACCCTGCGTTACCGGCCGCAGTAG
- a CDS encoding adenosylcobinamide amidohydrolase, with translation MIRLWSARAGWSEDRPVALPGRLLPVGWQARVGHRALVLEAERHWRCLSSAVAGGGWRPVRCLVNLHLDADLACQAEPADTIDAAATGLGVSVIDVGMMTAASMRGLHVASGECDGARLSVLVTVGLGNARRAGDPADAGVEEARPPAGTINLMLLCAQGLSPAAMVETLTLLTEAKTAILQERNVRSPVSGEIATGTGTDATAVIADPVAARPRRYAGKHTRFGEAAARLTMAAVGAAVDDARALHERTAHAR, from the coding sequence ATGATCCGGCTCTGGTCCGCACGCGCCGGCTGGTCTGAAGACCGGCCCGTCGCCTTGCCCGGACGGCTGCTGCCCGTCGGCTGGCAGGCCCGGGTGGGCCATCGCGCGCTGGTCTTGGAGGCAGAGCGTCACTGGCGCTGTCTGAGCTCGGCGGTCGCCGGCGGCGGCTGGCGACCCGTGCGTTGCCTGGTCAATCTGCATCTGGATGCGGATCTGGCCTGCCAGGCTGAGCCGGCCGACACGATCGACGCGGCCGCCACCGGGCTTGGTGTATCCGTTATTGATGTAGGCATGATGACCGCCGCCTCCATGCGCGGTCTGCATGTGGCCAGCGGCGAGTGCGACGGCGCGCGTCTGTCTGTGCTGGTCACCGTGGGTCTGGGCAACGCCCGGCGGGCCGGTGACCCGGCCGATGCGGGCGTCGAGGAGGCGCGGCCGCCGGCCGGTACCATCAATCTGATGCTGCTATGCGCCCAGGGCCTCAGCCCGGCCGCCATGGTCGAGACGCTGACCCTGCTCACCGAGGCAAAGACCGCCATCCTTCAGGAGCGCAACGTGCGCAGCCCCGTTTCGGGAGAGATCGCCACGGGCACCGGCACGGACGCCACCGCGGTGATCGCCGACCCCGTTGCAGCCCGGCCGCGCCGCTATGCAGGCAAGCACACCCGCTTCGGCGAAGCCGCGGCCCGTCTGACCATGGCGGCCGTGGGCGCGGCGGTCGACGATGCCAGGGCCCTGCACGAGCGGACAGCCCATGCCCGCTAG
- a CDS encoding cobyric acid synthase produces the protein MPASTLMIQGTASDAGKSTLVAGLGRAWRRRGVAVAPFKPQNMSLNSAVSVDGGEIARAQALQAAACGLAPTIDMSPVLIKPSSDTGAQVIVHGRPIGDMAASAYHDYKHVAMAAVLASHARLSAAYERVLVEGAGSPAEINLRENDIANMGFAEAVDCPVLLVADIDKGGVFAQIVGTLELLSASERARVCGFVINRFRGDIGLLQPGLDWLTRRTGKPVFGVLPYLQGLHLDAEDAIACDQRLAGDRPFVVQVPAVPRISNHTDVDALRAHPGVDLRWVGPGDTPGPADLIVLPGSKNVRADLAWLEQRGWPAHIRRHLRYGGRVLGICGGYQMLGKTIADPQGVEDTPGTSPGLGWLDIDTELTGHKHLANVAGRLFDETPVSGYRIHCGSTRGAGLARPLVRLDTGPDGAISVDGQIAGCYLHGLFDTAPACDALLAWAGLESGGAVDQQALREGELDRLADAVEAAIDLDTLP, from the coding sequence ATGCCCGCTAGCACGCTCATGATCCAGGGCACGGCCAGCGATGCGGGCAAGTCAACGCTGGTCGCCGGGCTCGGCCGCGCATGGCGCCGGCGCGGGGTGGCCGTGGCCCCTTTCAAGCCACAGAACATGTCGCTCAACAGTGCGGTGTCGGTCGACGGCGGCGAGATCGCCCGTGCGCAGGCGCTGCAGGCCGCGGCCTGCGGGCTGGCCCCGACCATCGACATGAGCCCGGTACTGATCAAGCCCTCCAGCGATACCGGCGCCCAGGTGATCGTGCACGGGCGCCCGATCGGCGATATGGCCGCCAGCGCGTATCACGACTACAAACACGTGGCGATGGCCGCGGTGCTGGCTTCGCACGCACGCCTGAGCGCCGCCTACGAGCGGGTGCTGGTCGAAGGCGCCGGCAGTCCTGCCGAGATCAATCTGCGGGAAAACGATATCGCCAACATGGGGTTTGCCGAGGCCGTGGACTGCCCTGTGCTGCTGGTGGCCGATATCGACAAGGGCGGGGTCTTCGCCCAGATCGTGGGCACCCTCGAACTGCTGTCGGCCAGCGAGCGGGCCCGGGTCTGCGGCTTCGTAATCAACCGCTTCCGGGGTGATATCGGTCTGTTGCAACCCGGCTTGGACTGGCTGACGCGGCGCACCGGCAAGCCGGTCTTCGGGGTCCTGCCCTATCTGCAGGGGCTGCATCTGGATGCCGAGGACGCCATCGCATGCGATCAGCGGCTGGCTGGTGATCGACCGTTCGTCGTCCAGGTCCCGGCCGTGCCGCGGATCAGCAACCATACCGATGTCGATGCGCTGCGTGCCCATCCGGGCGTGGATCTGCGCTGGGTCGGCCCGGGCGATACCCCGGGCCCGGCCGATCTGATCGTGCTGCCCGGTTCGAAGAACGTACGGGCCGACCTGGCCTGGCTGGAGCAGCGCGGCTGGCCGGCCCATATCCGGCGCCATCTGCGCTACGGCGGCCGGGTGCTGGGCATCTGCGGCGGCTACCAGATGCTGGGCAAGACCATCGCCGATCCCCAGGGCGTGGAGGACACGCCCGGTACCAGCCCCGGTCTGGGCTGGCTGGATATCGATACCGAACTGACCGGTCACAAGCATCTCGCCAACGTCGCCGGGCGGCTGTTCGACGAAACCCCGGTCAGCGGCTACCGCATCCACTGCGGTTCAACCCGCGGCGCCGGGCTGGCACGACCGCTGGTCCGGCTCGATACGGGGCCGGACGGCGCGATCTCGGTCGACGGCCAGATTGCTGGTTGCTATCTGCACGGGCTGTTCGACACGGCTCCGGCCTGCGATGCCCTGCTGGCCTGGGCCGGTCTCGAGTCCGGCGGTGCCGTCGATCAGCAGGCGTTGCGCGAAGGGGAGCTCGATCGTCTGGCCGACGCGGTGGAAGCGGCCATCGATCTGGATACGCTGCCGTGA
- a CDS encoding dicarboxylate/amino acid:cation symporter: MSALFARYVRVSLISKISMALVLGVVAGLWLPEAIADGLAPIGDVVLRLLRFLILPIVVTTVIVGINQSGLARLGRTGALLALYYLATTAIAMIVGLSVAQLFQPGRGLSPDSAGPVEVPSHPGAADVLTSIVPDNIVAAFAQLDMLAVLFTAIVFGVAIAFTRAAENDPSGPGETLYRAVAGLESATLRIMGWVLEILPLGILAIVAHTVAEQGGEALTSLASMVGVLYLGLAGQLVFYTVLLLAAGLAPLRFYSAARSAMATAFATQSSSGTLPVTLAAAERMGVRRSIRGVALPLGATVNMDGAAVRIAVSAVFAANVVGLSLGWSQAAEIVLVGTLISVGTAGVPGAGIVMIATVFEQVGLPIETVALLASIDALVGMGATALNVTGDLVGARLVERLTPEPPR; encoded by the coding sequence ATGTCAGCCCTGTTCGCCCGTTACGTTCGTGTTTCGCTGATCTCCAAGATCAGCATGGCGCTCGTGCTCGGCGTCGTCGCCGGCCTGTGGCTGCCCGAGGCGATCGCCGACGGACTGGCGCCGATCGGCGATGTGGTGCTGCGCCTGCTGCGGTTTCTGATCCTGCCCATCGTGGTCACGACCGTCATCGTGGGCATCAATCAGAGCGGCCTGGCGCGTCTGGGACGCACTGGCGCGCTGCTGGCGCTCTATTATCTCGCCACGACCGCCATCGCCATGATCGTGGGCCTGAGCGTGGCCCAGCTCTTCCAGCCCGGCCGTGGGCTGTCCCCGGACAGTGCCGGCCCGGTAGAGGTGCCATCGCACCCCGGGGCCGCGGACGTACTGACCTCCATCGTGCCCGACAACATCGTGGCGGCCTTCGCCCAGCTCGACATGCTGGCGGTTCTGTTCACCGCCATTGTCTTCGGCGTTGCGATCGCGTTCACGCGCGCCGCGGAAAACGACCCGTCCGGGCCGGGCGAAACACTCTACCGGGCGGTCGCCGGGCTGGAAAGCGCCACCCTGCGCATCATGGGCTGGGTGCTCGAAATCCTGCCGCTGGGCATTCTGGCCATCGTCGCGCACACGGTCGCCGAACAGGGCGGCGAAGCCTTGACCTCGCTGGCCTCCATGGTCGGGGTACTCTATCTTGGCCTGGCCGGGCAGCTGGTCTTCTATACCGTGCTGCTGCTGGCCGCCGGACTCGCGCCGCTGCGGTTTTACTCGGCTGCACGCAGTGCGATGGCCACGGCATTCGCCACCCAGAGCAGCAGCGGCACGCTGCCGGTCACGCTGGCCGCGGCCGAGCGCATGGGGGTCCGGCGGTCCATACGGGGCGTGGCGCTGCCGTTGGGCGCGACCGTGAACATGGACGGCGCCGCCGTGCGTATTGCGGTATCAGCGGTGTTCGCGGCCAACGTGGTCGGCCTGTCGCTCGGCTGGAGCCAGGCCGCCGAGATCGTGCTCGTCGGCACGCTGATCTCGGTGGGCACGGCCGGCGTGCCCGGTGCCGGTATCGTGATGATCGCGACCGTGTTCGAACAGGTGGGCCTGCCGATCGAAACCGTCGCGCTGCTGGCCTCGATCGACGCGCTGGTCGGCATGGGCGCAACCGCGCTCAACGTGACCGGCGATCTGGTCGGCGCCCGGCTTGTCGAACGATTGACCCCCGAGCCGCCGCGCTGA
- a CDS encoding MATE family efflux transporter, with product MSATADNDTETEVTARRILALALPALGVLAAEPLYVLVDTAVVGHLGALPLAGLALGGTVLSVLTSQLTFLSYGTTARTARLFGAGRRAEALGEGMQATWLAIVVGLVVLVGGEVFADSIARLLAGDTAAADAAARWLRIALLGAPAILITLAGNGWMRGVQDTVRPFHYVLAANLLSAVLCPVLVYPMGLGLEGSAIANVLAQYTAAVLFLRALLADGALRAPDVSVMRAQMVLGRDLILRSLSFQICFLSAAAVAARSSAAAVGAHQIVYQLWVFLSLILDSLAIAAQALIGAELGAARLERARRVAWRIMRYSLALGLVLCVLFALLAGVLPRVFTSDPAVLAQIPAAWWFFVVQQPVAGVVFALDGVLLGAGDTAYLRTTTLACALGAFLPLIWLSWAFGWGLAGIWIGLTMFLVTRMVAVVWRTRSSAWTVAGA from the coding sequence GTGAGCGCGACGGCCGACAACGACACTGAAACCGAGGTTACCGCGCGGCGGATTCTCGCGTTGGCGCTGCCGGCGCTCGGTGTGCTCGCGGCCGAGCCGCTGTATGTGCTGGTCGATACCGCGGTCGTCGGCCATCTCGGTGCGCTGCCGCTGGCCGGGCTGGCGCTTGGCGGCACGGTGCTGTCGGTGCTGACCAGCCAGCTGACGTTTCTGTCGTATGGCACAACCGCCCGCACGGCCCGGTTGTTTGGCGCGGGCCGGCGCGCCGAAGCGCTGGGCGAGGGCATGCAGGCGACCTGGCTTGCGATCGTGGTGGGGCTGGTGGTGCTGGTCGGCGGCGAAGTGTTCGCCGATTCGATCGCCCGGTTGCTGGCCGGCGACACCGCCGCTGCCGACGCTGCAGCCCGCTGGCTGCGAATCGCGCTGCTGGGCGCGCCGGCGATCCTGATCACCCTGGCCGGCAACGGCTGGATGCGCGGCGTCCAGGATACGGTCCGACCCTTTCACTACGTGCTGGCGGCCAATCTGTTGTCGGCAGTCCTGTGCCCGGTGCTGGTCTATCCCATGGGGCTGGGTCTCGAGGGCTCGGCGATCGCCAACGTGCTGGCCCAGTACACAGCGGCCGTGCTGTTCCTGCGGGCTCTGCTGGCCGACGGCGCGCTCCGTGCGCCGGATGTGTCGGTGATGCGTGCACAGATGGTGCTCGGTCGGGATCTGATCCTGCGCAGTCTGTCGTTTCAGATCTGTTTTCTGTCCGCGGCCGCGGTTGCGGCCCGATCGTCGGCGGCCGCCGTGGGGGCGCACCAGATCGTCTACCAGCTATGGGTGTTCCTGTCGCTGATCCTCGATTCGCTGGCCATCGCCGCGCAGGCGCTGATCGGCGCCGAACTGGGCGCGGCGCGGCTCGAACGCGCACGTCGCGTGGCCTGGCGGATCATGCGCTATTCGCTGGCGCTCGGGCTGGTGCTGTGCGTGCTGTTCGCCCTGCTGGCCGGCGTGCTGCCGCGCGTGTTCACCAGCGACCCCGCGGTACTGGCCCAGATCCCGGCGGCCTGGTGGTTCTTCGTCGTCCAGCAACCCGTGGCCGGCGTGGTATTCGCACTCGACGGCGTACTGCTCGGCGCCGGCGATACCGCGTATCTGCGCACGACCACACTCGCCTGTGCGCTGGGTGCGTTCCTGCCGCTGATCTGGTTGTCGTGGGCGTTCGGCTGGGGCTTGGCCGGCATCTGGATCGGGCTGACCATGTTTCTCGTCACCCGTATGGTCGCCGTGGTCTGGCGTACCCGTTCGAGTGCCTGGACCGTGGCCGGGGCCTGA
- a CDS encoding DUF2235 domain-containing protein, with product MGKNIVICCDGTNSQFGGVETNVAHLFHRLAADSSEQRKRYEPGVGTFGANIFSVNVGRTLGKLLGAAFGYGLKQNLDNAYRYVVDCYAPGDRLFIFGFSRGAFTARSLASLVDQYGVLDRRDGDRVPEQVAAYLADAPPVRAGCRAPVGRCAPHFVGVWETVGALGLLLRLRRFKHNRLSPGVARAAQALAVDEQRRCFAPTRWDESALGSEQCVRQVWFAGVHADVGGGYVDRGLARITLDWMLEQAVAAGLRLNPESRTGPAGDPAGALHQSYRGLWRLLGRHVRRIAADADIHASVNRRRVLCRDYDPANLARARPPTG from the coding sequence TTGGGCAAGAACATCGTCATCTGTTGTGACGGCACCAACAGCCAGTTCGGCGGCGTCGAGACCAACGTCGCGCATCTGTTCCACCGGCTTGCGGCCGACAGCAGCGAGCAGCGCAAACGCTACGAGCCCGGCGTGGGCACCTTCGGGGCCAACATATTTTCGGTGAATGTCGGACGTACGCTGGGCAAGTTGCTGGGCGCGGCCTTCGGATATGGCCTCAAGCAGAATCTGGACAACGCCTACCGCTATGTCGTCGATTGCTACGCACCGGGCGATCGGCTGTTTATCTTCGGCTTCAGTCGCGGCGCGTTCACTGCACGCTCGCTGGCCTCGCTGGTCGATCAGTACGGGGTGCTCGATCGGCGCGATGGCGATCGCGTACCCGAACAGGTGGCGGCCTATCTCGCCGATGCGCCGCCCGTTCGGGCCGGCTGCCGTGCGCCGGTCGGCCGCTGTGCGCCGCATTTCGTCGGGGTCTGGGAGACCGTGGGCGCGCTCGGCCTGCTGCTGCGGCTGCGACGTTTCAAGCACAACCGGTTGAGTCCGGGCGTGGCGCGCGCGGCTCAGGCGCTGGCAGTCGACGAACAGCGACGTTGTTTTGCCCCGACACGCTGGGACGAATCCGCGCTGGGGTCGGAACAGTGCGTGCGCCAGGTCTGGTTCGCCGGTGTCCATGCGGACGTGGGTGGCGGCTATGTCGATCGTGGGCTGGCGCGTATTACGCTGGACTGGATGCTCGAACAGGCGGTGGCCGCCGGGCTGCGGCTGAACCCCGAGAGTCGAACGGGCCCGGCCGGCGATCCGGCGGGCGCTCTGCACCAATCCTATCGAGGGCTATGGCGCCTGCTCGGCCGGCACGTGCGGCGTATCGCAGCGGATGCCGATATCCATGCCTCGGTGAACAGGCGCCGGGTCCTGTGTCGCGACTACGACCCGGCCAATCTGGCCCGGGCTCGGCCGCCGACCGGCTGA